The DNA window ACCCACCGATGCTCTACATGGGCTACGTCGGCTTCGTGGTGCCGTTCGCGTTCGCCATCGCCGCCCTGCTCGATGGTCACGTCGATGCACGCTGGCTGCGCTGGACGCGCCCGTGGACGAATGTCGCGTGGGGCTTCCTCACCATCGGCATCGCCCTGGGCAGCTGGTGGGCGTATTACGAACTGGGCTGGGGCGGCTGGTGGTTCTGGGATCCGGTGGAGAACGCCAGCTTCATGCCGTGGCTGGTGGGTGCGGCGCTGCTGCATTCGCAAGCGGTCACTGAAAAGCGCGGCAGCTTTGCCGGTTGGACCCTGCTGCTTGCGATCGCCGCGTTCTCGCTGTCGCTGCTGGGCACCTTCCTGGTCCGTTCCGGCGTGATCACCAGCGTGCATGCGTTTGCCGCGGATCCGTCGCGCGGTGTCTTCATCCTGGCCTTCCTGGGCATCGTGATTGGCGGCTCGCTGCTGCTGTACGTCTTGCGTGCGCCGCGCAGCGAAGGCGCGCCGTTCACCGCCAGTTCGCGCGAGACCCTGCTGCTGGCCAACAACGTGCTGCTGGCCGCGGCCTGCGGCATGGTGCTGCTGGGCACGCTGTATCCGCTGATTGCCGATGCACTGGATCTGGGCAAGATTTCCGTGGGCCCGCCCTACTTCGGCCTGCTGTTCCTGGTGTTGATGGCGCCGCTGGTGCTGCTGGTGCCGTTCGGCCCGCTGACCCGCTGGCAGCGCGAACAGGCCAGCAAGCCGCTGGCGATGCTCGCACCGTGGGCCGGCCTGGCCCTGCTGGTCGCGGTCGCCGCCTATTTCATGGCCCCGCAGGGCGCGTGGAAAACCGCAGCCGGTGCGCTTGGTGGTGCGTGGGTGGCGCTGGGCACGTTGCGATTCCTGTGGACGCGCCTGCGCAGCAATGGTCGGCTCACCCCGGAAATGCTCGGCATGATCCTGGCGCATCTGGGCATTGCGGTGTTCGTGGTCGGCGCGCTGCTGGTGGAAGCGCAGAACGTGCAGCGCGAACTGGCGCTCAAGCCGGGGCAGACGCTGGAGATGAGTGGCTACGCCTTCCGCTTTGAAGGCGTCGACGAGACCCAGGGCCCCAACTACCTGTCCGATCGCGGCCATGTGCGCGTGCTGCGCGGCGATCGCGAGCTGGTGCTGCTGCACCCGGAAAAGCGTGCCTACGCCAGCGGTGGCCAGGTAATGTCCGAAGCCGGCATTCGCCCTGGCCTGTTCGGCGATGTCTACGTGGCGCTGGGCGAACCGCTGGGCAATGGCGCCTGGGCGGTACGCGTGCATATCAAGCCATTCGTGCGCTGGATCTGGCTGGGTGCATTGATGATGGCGCTGGGCGCCTTCATCACCGCTGCCGACAAGCGCTTCCGCCGCACACCGGAGACCCGCAGCGCATGAACGATCCTTCGAACCCTTCTTCCAGCACGCCGCCTCCTGCCGTGCCGCCCAAGTCGCGTGGTGCGCTGGTGTTTGCCGCCGTCATCATCGGCCTGTTCTTTGTCGGCCTGATGGTGCTGCTGGCCTACGGCGTCAAGCAGTCCGGGCGCGCCGATCGCGAGTCGCTGCCGTCGCCGCTGATCGGCAAGTCCGCACCGGCCTTCAGCCTGCCGGTGCTGCACGATCCCAACGTGCGCATCAGCAACAAGGATCTCGCTGGCGCGCCCTACGTCATGAATGTCTGGGGCAGCTGGTGTCCGGAATGCCGGGTCGAGCATCCGGTGCTGACCAAGTTCGCCCTGACCAAGCGCGTGCGCTTCATCGGCTACAACCTCAAGGATGAGCGCGGCGAAGCACTGCGCTGGCTGGAGCAGTTCGGCAATCCCTACATGCTGGTAAT is part of the Pseudoxanthomonas indica genome and encodes:
- a CDS encoding heme lyase CcmF/NrfE family subunit; the encoded protein is MLPELGQITLILALLVAAVQAILPLAGAHRGKSDWMALARPAAYGQTVLLLLTFAVLTHAFVVQDFSVKYVASNSNTLLPMMYRYSAVWGSHEGSLLLWVLVLALWTTAVALFSGKLPQPVVARVLGVMGLVSLGFTAFLLLTSNPFERLLMVPAEGRDLNPLLQDPGLIIHPPMLYMGYVGFVVPFAFAIAALLDGHVDARWLRWTRPWTNVAWGFLTIGIALGSWWAYYELGWGGWWFWDPVENASFMPWLVGAALLHSQAVTEKRGSFAGWTLLLAIAAFSLSLLGTFLVRSGVITSVHAFAADPSRGVFILAFLGIVIGGSLLLYVLRAPRSEGAPFTASSRETLLLANNVLLAAACGMVLLGTLYPLIADALDLGKISVGPPYFGLLFLVLMAPLVLLVPFGPLTRWQREQASKPLAMLAPWAGLALLVAVAAYFMAPQGAWKTAAGALGGAWVALGTLRFLWTRLRSNGRLTPEMLGMILAHLGIAVFVVGALLVEAQNVQRELALKPGQTLEMSGYAFRFEGVDETQGPNYLSDRGHVRVLRGDRELVLLHPEKRAYASGGQVMSEAGIRPGLFGDVYVALGEPLGNGAWAVRVHIKPFVRWIWLGALMMALGAFITAADKRFRRTPETRSA
- a CDS encoding DsbE family thiol:disulfide interchange protein, giving the protein MNDPSNPSSSTPPPAVPPKSRGALVFAAVIIGLFFVGLMVLLAYGVKQSGRADRESLPSPLIGKSAPAFSLPVLHDPNVRISNKDLAGAPYVMNVWGSWCPECRVEHPVLTKFALTKRVRFIGYNLKDERGEALRWLEQFGNPYMLVIADEDGRTAIDWGIYGAPETFLVDGQGIVRWKHVGAVTDDILANELIPALEKAEGKR